One window of Vanessa cardui chromosome 5, ilVanCard2.1, whole genome shotgun sequence genomic DNA carries:
- the LOC124529790 gene encoding sodium-independent sulfate anion transporter-like, whose protein sequence is MEEIETVPLSVSAGGGGFSSWLRRRLPALRWARAYDRTSAAADAVAGVTLGLTLVPQSIAYASLANLPVQYGLYSAFVGTMLYVLLGTVKEVSIGPTSLMALLTLQACRDLPIDFVVLLTFLSGCIVLVMGLLRLDFLVDLISPSVTSGFTSATAIIIVVAQLKGLLGLSFVAESPAENLWQIAMHWRDVRGSDCALALVCCTSLLLLRKLKDIPLNPKRYKLKKTLWFISIGRNALVVFTASAFAFYTYDAKTPLFKLSGKVEPGLPKFGLPPFSTVVGNRTLGFLEMTTQLGSSLLLMPFVMVLANIAIAKAFSTGGRVDAAQEMLTLGVCNCVGALVRAMPTCGAFTRSAVSHSSGVRTPAAGLYSGIITLLALNYLTKYFYFIPKACLSSVLICAVIFMVDVGTARRLWRERRREALVAALTCGVGVCAGVEAAVLCGALASLAALLADLLRRPTLLMAIDKTVGGSVLLVRPRRALVYINAERFAARVRSAVDDTDSQRQLFVDCSALTLIDYTAVQVLGRLIKELEGEGRQVVFFRASEETARSLRRVPGLRAGALRERTLRDALRHDSAPATAEGDAAALLLKDDPSHEDV, encoded by the exons ATGGAGGAGATAGAGACTGTACCTCTGAGCGTGTCGGCTGGCGGCGGCGGTTTCTCGTCTTGGTTGCGGCGCCGCTTGCCCGCGCTGCGCTGGGCGCGCGCGTACGACCGCACGAGCGCGGCGGCGGACGCGGTGGCCGGCGTCACGCTGGGCCTCACGCTCGTGCCGCAGAGCATCGCCTACGCCTCGCTGGCTAATTTGCCTGTGCAATACGGCCTCTATTCCGCATTCGTAG GTACGATGCTATATGTGTTGCTGGGTACTGTGAAGGAAGTGTCAATCGGGCCGACGAGCCTCATGGCCTTGCTCACGTTGCAGGCGTGCCGAGACCTCCCCATCGACTTCGTGGTGCTTCTTACCTTTCTCTCCGGCTGCATCGTACTTGTTATGGGCCTTCTGCGTTTAG ATTTTCTGGTTGATCTGATCTCACCGTCGGTGACGAGCGGTTTCACATCCGCTACGGCTATAATCATCGTGGTTGCGCAACTCAAGGGGCTTTTGGGCCTAAGTTTCGTGGCAGAATCTCCGGCGGAGAATCTGTGGCAGATTGCGATGCACTGGCGCGACGTGCGTGGGTCTGACTGCGCACTTGCTTTAGTGTGCTGTACCTCGCTGTTGCTGCTAAGG AAATTGAAGGATATACCATTGAATCCGAAGCGGTACAAGTTGAAAAAGACCCTCTGGTTTATTTCTATCGGTCGCAATGCGCTGGTTGTTTTCACTGCCTCCGCCTTCGCATTTTACACCTACGACGCCAAGACGCCACTGTTTAAACTATCAg GTAAAGTGGAGCCCGGACTGCCCAAGTTCGGTTTACCGCCTTTCAGCACAGTAGTCGGTAACCGCACTCTCGGATTCCTGGAGATGACGACGCAACTCGGCTCGAGTTTATTGCTGATGCCTTTCGTCATGGTGCTCGCAAACATCGCCATCGCTAAGGCCTTCA GCACGGGCGGTCGCGTGGACGCGGCGCAGGAGATGCTGACGCTGGGCGTGTGCAACTGCGTGGGCGCGCTGGTGCGGGCCATGCCCACGTGCGGCGCCTTCACGCGCTCCGCCGTGTCGCACTCGTCCGGCGTGCGCACTCCCGCCGCCGGACTCTACTCAG GTATAATAACACTGCTGGCTCTCAATTACCTCACCAAGTACTTCTACTTCATACCGAAGGCTTGTTTATCGTCCGTTCTCATATGCGCCGTTATATTCATG GTGGACGTTGGCACGGCGCGGCGGCTGTGGCGCGAGCGTCGCCGCGAGGCACTGGTGGCGGCGCTCACGTGCGGCGTCGGCGTGTGCGCGGGCGTGGAAGCCGCCGTGCTCTGCGGCGCGCTCGCCTCGCTGGCAGCACTGCTGGCCGACCTACTGCGTCGACCGACGCTGCTGATGGCCATCGACAAG ACGGTCGGTGGAAGTGTGCTGCTGGTGCGGCCGCGGCGCGCGCTCGTCTACATCAACGCGGAGAGGTTCGCGGCGCGCGTGCGCAGCGCTGTCGACGACACAGACTCGCAACGCCAGCTTTTCGTCGACTGCTCCGCACTCACACTCATTGACTACACTGCCGTGCAG GTGCTCGGGCGGCTGATAAAGGAGTTAGAGGGTGAGGGTCGGCAGGTTGTGTTCTTCCGCGCGAGCGAGGAGACGGCGCGCTCTTTGCGACGCGTACCGGGTTTGCGTGCGGGCGCGCTGCGGGAGCGCACGTTGCGCGACGCGCTGCGACACGACTCCGCGCCCGCCACGGCTGAGGGAGACGCCGCCGCGCTTCTGCTCAAAGATGACCCATCGCACGAGGACGTCTGA